From a single Gimesia fumaroli genomic region:
- a CDS encoding DUF5691 domain-containing protein: MSIAVLNQVYDETRRLAIAGSNLAVQDFRLKKLISPLEKSAEKAPVFGQVAKAIEKLIGATQKESAQALLDLASLVSAILYTQGQTVLEGPLEEIESCELGNQSTQVSARVMKPLIEALMTTGSGRLETVRDAYQQGAFNDLRIINLAVKALDDVYSELADFVAEKVLPQYGTAIVPLIKDSINIKGRGGDVRRLKALHQQDPGLARPIVLDAFENGSKEMKIAALACLGDTDEDLPHLHEQAKSRSKDVRRVAFERLSRFTDAATVALFTKALNSADVELVVSPISQNESPQLLKLVHDSIETQSSEFLTGKAKTKRGKELQQLSTLLTALYGRSDIKTLSIVESLFDQRAELLKLKGTPVSGSNVLEHLTEIMLNSKSKKLRKRLIESRDEFRGRDFSNSFVAAVMICKPAEVYSLFSSYYLVKGKPKGIAKERQEIIQNTFSFNADTWDYYASTISYYRFPTIKEGSGSKVKWDPKWIAAAVEQDDLESVTELATRKDKAIHAYLEKKYEQELKARQTHHHDLLMILAAMIETKHGKAVDYWIQTLQKHASKEGWYYVYYLSSLIPFFSSSAVKKIEAIIPELPETLADQILERLITLKTKKK; this comes from the coding sequence ATGAGTATTGCTGTGCTGAATCAGGTTTATGATGAAACCCGGCGTCTGGCGATTGCAGGAAGCAATCTGGCGGTTCAGGATTTTCGACTCAAAAAACTGATTTCCCCGTTGGAAAAGTCAGCCGAAAAGGCGCCTGTGTTCGGTCAGGTTGCCAAGGCGATTGAGAAACTGATCGGCGCCACTCAGAAAGAGTCTGCACAGGCCCTGCTCGATCTGGCATCGCTTGTCTCTGCCATTCTTTACACGCAAGGTCAAACCGTTCTGGAAGGGCCTTTAGAGGAAATCGAATCCTGCGAATTGGGAAATCAGTCGACACAGGTTTCAGCGCGGGTGATGAAGCCGCTCATCGAAGCATTGATGACGACCGGTTCCGGACGACTGGAAACGGTGCGCGACGCGTATCAGCAAGGAGCTTTTAACGACCTGCGGATTATTAATCTCGCGGTCAAAGCACTGGACGATGTTTATTCCGAACTGGCTGATTTTGTGGCTGAGAAAGTACTGCCCCAGTATGGCACCGCCATCGTCCCCTTGATCAAAGACAGTATCAACATCAAGGGACGGGGAGGCGACGTTCGGCGTTTAAAGGCGTTGCATCAGCAGGATCCGGGGCTGGCACGCCCTATTGTGCTGGATGCATTCGAAAATGGTTCCAAGGAAATGAAGATTGCGGCCCTGGCCTGCCTGGGGGATACGGATGAGGATCTGCCGCACTTGCACGAGCAGGCTAAATCGCGTTCGAAAGATGTCCGGCGGGTCGCATTTGAACGGCTAAGTCGTTTCACTGATGCAGCGACAGTCGCTCTTTTTACCAAGGCCCTTAACTCTGCGGATGTCGAACTGGTCGTTTCTCCCATCAGTCAGAACGAAAGCCCGCAACTGTTAAAACTGGTACATGACTCGATTGAGACGCAAAGTTCTGAATTTTTAACAGGCAAAGCCAAAACGAAACGAGGCAAAGAACTGCAGCAGCTTTCAACACTATTGACCGCACTGTATGGACGATCGGATATAAAAACACTGTCGATCGTCGAGTCTTTATTTGACCAGCGAGCTGAGTTGCTCAAGTTGAAAGGGACTCCCGTTTCTGGAAGCAATGTTCTGGAACATCTCACAGAGATTATGTTGAACAGCAAATCAAAAAAATTACGCAAGCGTTTGATAGAATCGCGGGATGAATTTCGTGGCAGAGATTTCTCAAACAGTTTTGTTGCCGCCGTCATGATCTGCAAGCCGGCTGAAGTTTATTCGCTGTTCTCGTCTTACTATCTCGTTAAGGGAAAGCCTAAAGGGATTGCAAAAGAAAGACAGGAGATCATTCAGAATACGTTTTCTTTCAACGCGGATACGTGGGATTATTATGCATCCACGATTAGTTATTACCGGTTTCCTACGATTAAAGAAGGATCTGGCTCGAAAGTAAAATGGGATCCGAAGTGGATTGCTGCCGCCGTTGAACAGGACGATTTGGAAAGTGTGACCGAGTTGGCAACCAGGAAAGACAAAGCCATCCATGCCTATCTCGAGAAAAAGTATGAACAGGAGTTAAAAGCCAGGCAGACGCACCATCATGATCTCTTGATGATTCTGGCGGCCATGATCGAGACCAAACACGGCAAGGCCGTCGATTACTGGATTCAAACCCTGCAGAAACATGCTTCGAAAGAGGGCTGGTATTATGTGTATTACCTTTCGAGCTTAATTCCCTTTTTCTCCTCTTCCGCTGTGAAGAAAATTGAAGCGATCATTCCCGAACTACCCGAAACGCTGGCCGATCAAATTCTGGAAAGGCTCATCACGTTGAAGACAAAGAAAAAGTAA
- a CDS encoding ATP-binding protein, with the protein MAKKAVKKSTSKENGRQVLRQPAEVLYAEEISELIKNDKHSKPTGWQMSPRSVLTYICGGTAGKKEITPKYVGNQRLVEIAISTLVTDRALLLIGEPGTAKSWLSEHLTAAINGDSTKVVQGTAGTTEEQIRYTWNYAMLIANGPSHTALIKSPVFRAMEQGALARFEEITRCASEVQDAMISLLSEKRISVPELETEIAAEKGFSVIATANTRDRGVNDMSAALKRRFNLVVLPSPSDLETEIDIVRVRVNEMASNLDLQSELPSEDAVEKVCTIFRELRAGETLDGKNKLKSPSGVLSTAEAISLLANSMALSGHFGSGALSAEDIAAGLQGAIVKDEEKDHIVWTEYLKNVMKKRGAEWRPLYNACAEHNA; encoded by the coding sequence ATGGCAAAGAAAGCAGTCAAGAAAAGCACGTCCAAAGAAAATGGGCGGCAAGTACTCAGGCAACCCGCCGAAGTACTATATGCAGAAGAGATTTCTGAGTTGATTAAGAATGACAAGCACAGTAAGCCAACAGGCTGGCAGATGTCGCCCCGGAGCGTATTGACCTATATTTGTGGTGGTACAGCGGGGAAAAAAGAGATCACACCCAAATATGTCGGGAACCAGAGGCTTGTGGAAATCGCCATTTCCACGCTGGTGACGGACCGCGCACTGTTATTAATCGGGGAACCGGGAACGGCGAAAAGCTGGCTCAGTGAGCATCTGACCGCGGCCATTAACGGCGATTCCACGAAAGTGGTTCAGGGAACTGCCGGTACGACGGAAGAACAGATTCGTTATACGTGGAACTATGCCATGTTGATCGCAAATGGACCGAGCCATACTGCGCTGATTAAAAGCCCCGTGTTTCGTGCGATGGAACAAGGCGCCCTCGCGCGTTTCGAAGAAATTACCCGCTGTGCTTCTGAAGTGCAGGACGCGATGATTTCCCTGTTATCAGAAAAACGGATTTCTGTTCCAGAACTGGAGACGGAAATTGCTGCGGAAAAAGGGTTTTCTGTCATCGCGACCGCCAACACGCGCGATCGAGGCGTGAATGATATGTCAGCGGCGCTCAAGCGTCGTTTCAATCTGGTGGTTCTGCCGAGTCCATCTGATTTAGAAACGGAAATTGATATTGTCCGCGTGCGTGTGAATGAAATGGCAAGCAATCTGGATCTGCAATCTGAATTGCCGAGCGAAGATGCCGTAGAAAAAGTCTGTACGATCTTTCGTGAGCTGCGCGCCGGCGAGACATTGGACGGCAAAAATAAATTGAAATCCCCCTCGGGAGTCCTATCCACGGCCGAAGCGATTTCTTTACTGGCGAACAGCATGGCGCTTTCCGGCCATTTCGGGTCTGGGGCCTTGTCTGCCGAAGATATCGCAGCCGGACTTCAGGGGGCTATTGTGAAAGACGAGGAGAAAGACCATATCGTCTGGACCGAGTACCTGAAGAATGTCATGAAAAAACGGGGCGCTGAATGGCGTCCTTTATATAATGCCTGTGCGGAACATAATGCCTGA
- a CDS encoding DUF5682 family protein → MPESTHTTMVPVFGVRHLSPMGAWQLRRFLDQIQPEVVLIEGPHDAATVLADITRKGTVLPIGILAYSNSVPVRTFVYPLARYSPEYQAIRWAKENKKHCEFIDLPSDVFLGLQDRELKRVQAELDQLDADQCEEQPDSSEENEPAENVIQPVATRPSLYQRLAVVAGESHYENYWERNFEHNTTLDSYRQSSFAFGQQLRELDHDESQRAAENLVREAFMRRQIQETIARGVDPQKIVAIVGAYHAPVLTADHPAMTDEELASLDRLESKLTLMPYSYFRLSSQSGYGAGNQAPAYFELLWDALCAGELDQLPARYLSMVVRHLREGGTHRSTSEVIEAVRLARTLSALKEGTAPALCDLRDAAITVIGQGERTAIAESLARIDVGTAIGSLPAGVSQTSIQEDFQHQLDRLKLTRYHTGVRQEIALDLRENRRAKKEEAAYLDLHRSSFFHRLKLLGIGFGTEVDARQQSATWAEKWEVQWTPESEISLVESVLLGETIELAAAFKFKTLLEECTTVRGASHAVKIACQCGMMTAMDQARERLQELAAQTSDFDAVAEASSELSSVVKFGDVRRFDSAPLLPLIEVLFVQGSLSLYSIASCDNEAARKYVVAMDQLNRVSLEFHELVDVELWVAELQRLSDSDDRNPLLSGYACAILLELDALDNEKLAREVSRRLSPGIPADLGAGWFEGLSKRNRYALLARQTLWEQLADYVQSLDEEQFSRALVFLRRSFGEFSPQEKRGIAENLGEYWGVNEELASEVLNQPMTEAEEESLNDLNDFDFDEF, encoded by the coding sequence ATGCCTGAATCAACTCATACAACGATGGTTCCCGTATTCGGCGTGCGCCATTTGTCTCCGATGGGAGCCTGGCAGCTGCGTCGATTCCTTGATCAGATTCAGCCGGAAGTGGTTCTGATTGAAGGTCCGCATGATGCAGCAACCGTGCTGGCTGATATCACTCGGAAAGGAACCGTACTACCGATTGGAATTCTGGCCTATTCGAATTCGGTTCCAGTTCGCACGTTTGTTTATCCGTTGGCGCGCTACAGTCCGGAGTATCAGGCGATTCGCTGGGCAAAGGAAAACAAAAAGCATTGCGAATTTATTGATCTGCCGTCTGATGTCTTTCTTGGTTTGCAAGATCGTGAACTGAAACGAGTCCAGGCAGAGCTGGATCAGTTGGATGCCGACCAGTGTGAGGAACAGCCGGACTCCAGTGAGGAAAACGAACCGGCAGAAAACGTCATTCAACCCGTCGCAACCCGCCCTTCCCTCTATCAACGGCTCGCGGTCGTGGCCGGTGAAAGTCATTACGAGAATTACTGGGAGCGGAATTTTGAGCACAATACCACTCTCGATTCTTATCGGCAGTCATCATTCGCATTTGGTCAGCAGTTGCGTGAGTTGGATCACGACGAGTCCCAGCGCGCTGCTGAAAATCTGGTTCGTGAAGCGTTCATGCGCAGGCAGATTCAGGAAACCATTGCGAGAGGCGTGGACCCGCAGAAGATAGTGGCCATTGTAGGGGCCTATCATGCCCCGGTTCTGACTGCCGATCACCCGGCGATGACGGACGAGGAACTGGCAAGCCTGGATCGCCTGGAGAGCAAACTGACGTTAATGCCGTATTCGTATTTCCGGCTCTCTAGTCAATCGGGGTATGGCGCCGGTAATCAGGCACCCGCCTATTTTGAATTACTCTGGGATGCCTTGTGTGCCGGGGAACTAGATCAGTTGCCTGCCCGTTATCTATCGATGGTTGTGCGGCATCTGCGCGAGGGAGGAACGCATCGTTCGACCTCTGAAGTCATTGAAGCGGTTCGGCTCGCAAGAACACTTTCTGCTTTAAAAGAAGGGACCGCACCAGCGCTCTGTGATTTGCGGGATGCCGCGATTACTGTGATTGGCCAGGGAGAACGCACAGCGATTGCCGAATCGTTAGCCCGCATCGATGTGGGGACCGCAATCGGCAGCTTACCTGCGGGAGTCAGCCAGACTTCGATCCAGGAAGATTTTCAGCATCAGTTAGACCGCTTAAAACTGACCAGGTATCACACGGGAGTACGGCAGGAAATCGCCCTGGATTTACGTGAGAATCGGCGCGCGAAAAAAGAAGAGGCGGCTTATCTGGATCTGCACCGTTCCAGCTTTTTCCATCGGTTAAAGTTACTGGGGATTGGTTTCGGAACCGAGGTGGATGCAAGGCAACAATCGGCAACCTGGGCTGAGAAGTGGGAGGTACAATGGACGCCGGAATCTGAAATCTCCCTGGTGGAATCGGTGTTATTGGGAGAAACAATCGAGCTGGCCGCAGCATTTAAATTCAAAACGCTGCTGGAAGAATGCACGACAGTGCGTGGTGCATCGCATGCAGTGAAGATTGCCTGTCAGTGCGGCATGATGACTGCCATGGATCAGGCGCGCGAACGACTGCAGGAACTGGCCGCACAGACTTCTGATTTTGATGCGGTGGCGGAAGCGTCCTCTGAACTCTCCAGTGTCGTCAAGTTCGGAGATGTTCGTCGTTTTGACAGTGCCCCCCTGTTGCCCTTGATCGAAGTGTTGTTTGTGCAGGGATCGCTTTCGCTGTACTCGATCGCCAGTTGTGATAATGAAGCAGCTCGGAAATATGTGGTTGCCATGGATCAGTTGAATCGTGTTTCTTTGGAGTTTCATGAACTGGTCGATGTGGAGTTATGGGTGGCTGAATTGCAGAGACTCAGCGACAGTGATGATCGCAATCCTTTATTGAGCGGATATGCCTGTGCGATTCTGCTGGAGCTCGATGCGCTCGATAATGAAAAACTGGCACGAGAGGTCTCCCGCCGACTTTCGCCCGGTATTCCTGCCGATCTGGGCGCTGGCTGGTTTGAAGGGCTTTCTAAACGGAATCGCTATGCCCTTTTGGCGCGACAGACTTTATGGGAACAGCTGGCTGACTATGTGCAATCTCTGGATGAGGAACAGTTCAGCCGTGCGCTTGTGTTTCTGCGGCGTTCGTTTGGTGAATTCAGCCCTCAGGAAAAACGGGGAATCGCAGAAAATTTAGGCGAATACTGGGGTGTCAACGAAGAACTGGCGAGTGAAGTGCTGAACCAGCCAATGACGGAAGCGGAAGAAGAGTCCTTGAACGATTTAAATGATTTCGATTTTGATGAGTTTTAA
- a CDS encoding VWA domain-containing protein, which yields MSKSINVDQLGRWRMILGKHSQDQLSSYCNDGLQLTSDQQLMDEALAAIYDETEGASGGSRSAGLEKSSPRLAKWLGDIRTYFTEDVVAVIQQDAIEKKGMDQLLFEPEMLKNVQPNVQLVGTLMSLSGQIPERTKETARMVVRAVVDKIKMTLEQKIRQAVIGALNRNEHSPIPHVNSIDWKWTIGRNLKNYNAGLKRIIPERVYFYSRAQRTNNWTVIVDMDQSGSMADSVVYGAVVGSIFASLPALKTHVVAFDTEVVDLTEKCGDDPVDMLFGVQLGGGTDINKSVAYCEQFISEPGETLFILLTDLYEGGNQAQLVRRMQEMVASGVRVLCLLALSDSGIPSYDEGLARKLTALGIPCFGCTPGKLPELVEGALRGNDLQSLADRVKSNSKTPS from the coding sequence ATGAGTAAGTCTATAAATGTTGATCAGCTTGGTCGCTGGCGGATGATTTTGGGAAAGCATTCTCAGGATCAATTGAGCAGTTATTGTAATGACGGTTTGCAATTAACATCGGATCAACAATTAATGGATGAGGCACTGGCCGCCATTTATGACGAAACGGAGGGCGCCTCGGGAGGCTCTCGTTCTGCAGGTCTGGAAAAGTCGTCTCCGCGTCTGGCAAAGTGGCTGGGAGATATACGGACTTATTTTACGGAAGATGTTGTGGCAGTGATCCAGCAGGATGCGATTGAGAAAAAAGGCATGGACCAGCTGTTGTTCGAACCAGAAATGCTGAAAAATGTTCAACCGAATGTCCAGTTGGTGGGGACATTAATGAGCCTCAGCGGCCAAATTCCCGAGCGAACCAAAGAAACAGCGCGGATGGTGGTGCGGGCCGTCGTCGACAAAATCAAAATGACACTCGAACAGAAAATTCGGCAAGCCGTGATCGGGGCACTCAATCGCAACGAACATTCCCCGATTCCGCACGTAAACAGCATCGACTGGAAATGGACGATCGGCCGGAATCTGAAAAATTATAATGCCGGCCTGAAACGAATTATTCCCGAACGCGTTTACTTTTATTCGCGTGCGCAGCGCACCAATAACTGGACGGTGATTGTCGACATGGATCAGAGTGGGTCAATGGCTGACTCTGTAGTTTACGGCGCGGTTGTTGGTTCGATTTTTGCGAGTCTACCGGCATTGAAAACCCACGTGGTGGCCTTCGATACGGAAGTCGTCGATTTGACAGAAAAGTGCGGCGATGATCCAGTCGATATGCTGTTCGGCGTTCAATTGGGCGGTGGGACCGATATTAATAAATCGGTGGCCTATTGTGAGCAGTTTATCAGTGAACCGGGAGAAACCTTATTCATCCTGCTGACCGATCTCTACGAAGGAGGCAATCAGGCACAATTGGTGCGGCGGATGCAGGAAATGGTTGCCTCGGGAGTGCGGGTTCTGTGTTTACTGGCGTTATCTGACAGTGGGATTCCCAGTTATGATGAAGGGTTAGCTCGTAAGCTCACGGCGTTAGGGATTCCCTGTTTCGGTTGCACACCTGGGAAGCTTCCTGAGTTGGTTGAAGGCGCCTTGCGAGGAAACGATCTTCAAAGCCTGGCGGACCGTGTGAAGAGCAATTCAAAAACACCTTCGTGA
- the csrA gene encoding carbon storage regulator CsrA — protein sequence MLVLSRKVNETIQIGDNVQVTILETRKGTVRIGIAAPREIQISRPEQVKQTVTQEPAAQEGTRENSQFSLAFCGSIS from the coding sequence ATGTTGGTCTTATCCCGCAAAGTCAACGAAACAATTCAAATTGGCGACAACGTTCAAGTCACGATTCTGGAAACTCGAAAAGGGACCGTCCGCATCGGTATTGCGGCCCCCCGGGAGATTCAGATCTCCCGCCCCGAGCAGGTCAAACAGACCGTAACACAGGAGCCTGCTGCACAAGAAGGGACACGAGAGAATTCCCAATTCTCTCTCGCCTTCTGCGGCAGTATTTCCTGA
- a CDS encoding sulfatase family protein has product MRYLLITFVLLQFFFRLGPTQTEAASQPNILFIFTDDQAPWALGKSGHPHAKTPHIDRIFQEGAYLVNSFTTTPVCSPSRASLVASRYGSELEITDWIHPRTEPKHGLKPDTVTWMKLLQDAGYRTGLIGKWHLGLLDKHHPTQFGYDYFMGFRSGGNVPKDPTLEVNGKDTKLKGLLPDILVDDAIRFINKEQGTPFMLSLHFRAPHARWLPVADEDWTPFENLDPQIPNPDYPDLNVKRVKKMTREYLASVASVDRNVGRLLQELKEKQLDQNTVIIFSSDHGYNMGHNGIWHKGNGHWVLNKNPKPTPNIPAGQRPNMYDNSLKIPTAVLWPGVTQPNQIVKQTVSNLDWFPTLLEMAQVSRPANMTIRGRSIVPLLKKESQNEWDNDFYAEYSTKHQSKTHMRMYRTPEWKLIRDFLNPSQDELYHLTEDPAETNNLINSKDPQVIKIRKQLHQKILARMKSINDKVLSQKEQGT; this is encoded by the coding sequence ATGCGCTACCTTCTGATCACATTTGTCTTACTGCAGTTTTTCTTCCGTCTGGGACCCACTCAGACGGAAGCGGCTTCCCAGCCGAATATCCTGTTCATTTTCACCGATGATCAGGCTCCCTGGGCATTAGGAAAGTCCGGGCACCCGCATGCGAAAACGCCGCACATCGATCGGATCTTTCAGGAAGGTGCGTACCTGGTCAATTCCTTCACCACAACGCCGGTCTGCAGTCCCTCGCGTGCCAGCCTGGTCGCCAGCCGCTACGGATCGGAACTGGAAATCACCGATTGGATTCACCCCCGTACGGAACCCAAGCATGGCTTAAAACCTGATACCGTGACCTGGATGAAACTCCTGCAAGATGCCGGCTATCGCACCGGTCTGATTGGGAAATGGCATCTGGGCCTGCTCGACAAGCATCATCCCACGCAATTTGGCTATGACTATTTCATGGGCTTCCGCAGTGGAGGCAACGTGCCCAAAGATCCCACACTCGAAGTGAACGGCAAAGACACGAAACTGAAAGGGCTGCTCCCGGACATTCTGGTGGATGATGCAATTCGATTTATCAACAAAGAGCAGGGGACGCCGTTTATGCTGTCGCTGCACTTCAGAGCCCCGCACGCCCGCTGGCTGCCGGTCGCCGATGAAGACTGGACGCCGTTTGAAAATCTCGATCCGCAAATTCCCAACCCGGACTATCCTGATTTGAATGTGAAACGTGTCAAGAAAATGACACGCGAATACCTGGCCAGCGTCGCCAGCGTGGACCGCAATGTGGGACGCCTGCTTCAAGAATTAAAAGAAAAGCAACTGGATCAGAACACGGTCATCATCTTCTCCAGCGACCATGGCTATAACATGGGACATAACGGAATCTGGCATAAAGGCAACGGACACTGGGTGCTTAACAAAAATCCCAAACCGACTCCCAATATCCCCGCGGGGCAGCGTCCTAATATGTATGACAATTCGCTCAAGATTCCCACCGCGGTCCTCTGGCCGGGCGTGACGCAGCCCAATCAGATCGTCAAACAAACCGTCTCCAATCTGGACTGGTTTCCGACACTGCTCGAAATGGCACAGGTTTCGCGGCCAGCTAATATGACCATTCGGGGTCGCAGCATCGTTCCCTTACTGAAAAAGGAATCGCAGAACGAATGGGACAATGATTTCTACGCGGAATACAGCACCAAACATCAGTCAAAAACCCACATGCGGATGTATCGCACGCCGGAATGGAAGCTGATCCGAGACTTCTTAAACCCAAGTCAAGACGAACTTTATCACCTCACTGAAGATCCTGCAGAAACAAACAATCTGATCAACTCAAAAGACCCCCAGGTCATCAAAATCCGTAAGCAACTGCACCAGAAAATCCTCGCCCGGATGAAGTCGATTAACGATAAAGTCCTGTCTCAAAAGGAGCAGGGGACCTAG